A genomic region of Columba livia isolate bColLiv1 breed racing homer chromosome 12, bColLiv1.pat.W.v2, whole genome shotgun sequence contains the following coding sequences:
- the KLHL13 gene encoding kelch-like protein 13 isoform X7: MKVSLGSSDMGVSAHLQSSKTGTTRFFTSNTHSSVVLQGFDQLRVEGLLCDVTLVPGDGDEVFPVHRAMMASASDYFKAMFTGGMKEQDLMCIKLHGVNKIGLKKIIDFIYTAKLSLNMDNLQDTLEAASFLQILPVLDFCKVFLISGVSLENCVEVGRIANTYNLTEVDKYVNNFILKNFPALLSTGEFVKLPFERLAFVLSSNSLKHCTELELFKAACRWLRYEDPRMEYAAKLMKNIRFPLMTPQDLINYVQTVDFMRTDNTCVNLLLEASNYQMMPYMQPVMQSERTAIRSDSTHLVTLGGVLRQQLVVSKELRMYDEKAHEWKSLAPMDAPRYQHGIAVIGNFLYVVGGQSNYDTKGKTAVDTVFRYDPRYNKWMQVASLNEKRTFFHLSALKGHLYAVGGRNAAGELATVECYNPRMNEWSYVAKMNEPHYGHAGTVYGGLMYISGGITHDTFQKELMCFDPDTDKWTQKAPMTTVRGLHCMCTVGDKLYVIGGNHFRGTSDYDDVLSCEYYSPTLDQWTPIAAMLRGQSDVGVAVFENKIYVVGGYSWNNRCMVEIVQKYDPEKDEWHKVFDLPESLGGIRACTLTVFPPEDNTGSPSRESPLSAP, from the exons ATGAAAGTATCTCTTGGTAGCAGCGATATGGGCGTCTCTGCCCATCTACAGTCTTCTAAGACAGGGACCACAAGATTTTTCACCAGCAATACTCACAGTTCTGTGGTATTACAG GGTTTTGACCAGCTGCGGGTGGAAGGTTTGCTTTGTGATGTGACGCTTGTTCCAGGAGATGGTGACGAAGTGTTTCCCGTTCACAGAGCGATGATGGCTTCTGCAAGTGATTACTTCAAGGCGATGTTCACAG GAGGAATGAAGGAACAGGATTTAATGTGCATTAAACTTCATGGTGTGAACAAAATAGGCCTGAAGAAGATCATTGACTTCATTTATACTGCAAAACTTTCCCTTAATATGGACAACCTTCAGGACACTCTGGAAGCTGCCAGTTTTTTGCAGATTTTACCTGTTTTGGACTTCTGTAAAGTGTTTCTTATCTCCGGG GTTTCGTTGGAAAACTGTGTTGAGGTTGGGCGAATTGCCAACACATACAATCTCACGGAAGTGGATAAATATGTTAATAATTTCATCCTGAAGAACTTTCCTGCATTATTAAGTACTGGTGAATTTGTGAAACTCCCCTTTGAGCGTCTTGCCTTTGTGCTTTCAAGTAATAGCCTTAAGCACTGCACTGAACTTGAACTCTTCAAGGCCGCGTGTCGCTGGCTACGGTATGAGGACCCTCGGATGGAGTATGCTGCAAAGCTAATGAAGAACATCAGGTTTCCACTCATGACGCCCCAGGATCTTATTAACTATGTTCAAACAGTGGACTTCATGAGAACTGACAATACCTGCGTCAACTTGCTTTTGGAAGCCAGCAATTACCAAATGATGCCATACATGCAGCCGGTGATGCAGTCGGAGAGAACTGCCATTCGGTCGGACAGCACTCACTTGGTGACCTTGGGGGGCGTGCTGAGGCAGCAGCTGGTGGTCAGCAAGGAATTACGGATGTATGACGAAAAGGCCCACGAATGGAAATCCTTGGCTCCCATGGATGCACCGAGGTACCAGCATGGCATCGCCGTGATCGGAAACTTTCTGTACGTGGTTGGGGGCCAGAGCAATTATGACACGAAAGGAAAGACAGCGGTTGACACGGTGTTTAGGTATGATCCTCGCTACAACAAGTGGATGCAAGTCGCGTCTTTAAATGAGAAGCGCACCTTCTTCCACCTAAGTGCCCTCAAAGGACATTTGTATGCAGTCGGTGGTCGAAATGCAGCGGGTGAGCTAG cCACTGTGGAATGTTACAATCCCAGGATGAATGAATGGAGCTACGTTGCAAAAATGAATGAACCCCACTATGGTCATGCTGGAACAGTCTATGGGGGATTAATGTATATTTCAG GAGGAATTACCCATGATACTTTCCAAAAGGAACTTATGTGTTTTGACCCTGACACAGACAAATGGACTCAGAAAGCTCCGATGACAACAGTCAGAGGTCTACATTGCATGTGTACTGTAGGGGACAAGCTATATGTTATTGGTGGAAATCACTTTAGAGGAACGAGTGATTATGATGATGTCCTAAGCTGTGAATATTACTCACCAACTCTAGACCAGTGGACTCCCATTGCTGCCATGTTACGTGGGCAAAGTGATGTTGGGGTTGctgtctttgaaaacaaaatctaTGTTGTTGGAGGATATTCTTGGAATAATCGGTGTATGGTGGAAATAGTTCAGAAATATGATCCAGAAAAAGATGAGTGGCATAAAGTATTTGACCTTCCAGAATCGCTTGGTGGCATTCGAGCCTGCACTCTTACTGTTTTCCCACCGGAGGACAATACAGGGTCACCGTCGAGAGAATCTCCTCTTTCAGCACCTTAG